Genomic window (Flavobacteriales bacterium):
GCTGATTCACATGCATCCGCTCCGCCTGGCTGTGATCTGATACCGCAACGCGATCTTTGACAACCCAGCGTCCTCCCACACGATAACGTGTCCAGCTGTGATCTGATACCGCAACGCGATCTTTGACAACTGTAGTCCTCCAGCTTGCCGCTCTCGTCCAGCTGTGATCTGATACCGCAACGCGATCTTTGACAACGCGCGGGCTGTTCGGGCTTGTCGGTCGGCCGCTGTGATCTGATACCGCAACGCGATCTTTGACAACGGACATGGCGCGCCTGCTGCGCTTTCTGGGCTGTGATCTGATACCGCAACGCGATCTTTGACAACCGGCCACGGTGATGCCGTACATGGTCTCCCGCTGTGATCTGATACCGCAACGCGATCTTTGACAACGAGGCGCAGTACGCGGCGGCGGACGCGGCGGCTGTGATCTGATACCGCAACGCGATCTTTGACAACGAGGCGCAGCCGCGCATCCCGCCGATCCTGGCTGTGATCTGATACCGCAACGCGATCTTTGACAACTGGTCCGACGCTAAGGACCGAGAAACCACAGCTGTGATCTGATACCGCAACGCGATCTTTGACAACACGCAGGGCGGCAGCGTGCCACCGCCCCGAGCTGTGATCTGATACCGCAACGCGATCTTTGACAACACGCGCGCGCGCCGGTCGCGGCGCGGACGGGCTGTGATCTGATACCGCAACGCGATCTTTGACAACCTCCCGCAGGCCGGGCAGGTCTGGCCATCGGCTGTGATCTGATACCGCAACGCGATCTTTGACAACTGCTCTTCAACTCCATCCGTATCGAGCGGGGCTGTGATCTGATACCGCAACGCGATCTTTGACAACATTAGCCCGGGGAAGTACCGGAGCACCGTGGCTGTGATCTGATACCGCAACGCGATCTTTGACAACCCATGGACATCAACTTCACCAACGATGGCCGCTGTGATCTGATACCGCAACGCGATCTTTGACAACTTCGGGATGGCCACGGACCGATTGGGGCTTCGGCTGTGATCTGATACCGCAACGCGATCTTTGACAACATCACCTTGGACCTGCTCCTGGCTGATCTGGCTGTGATCTGATACCGCAACGCGATCTTTGACAACAATTCCGCCGCGAGGGCGATGCGTACTTCGGCTGTGATCTGATACCGCAACGCGATCTTTGACAACTACAGGGGTGCGAGCATCTCATCACCAGCAGCTGTGATCTGATACCGCAACGCGATCTTTTGACAACCTGTGGGCCTTGTATCGCTGCCGACGGAGGGCTGTGATCTGATACCGCAACGCGATCTTTGACAACTGCCGCTGCGTGTCACGTAGGCTCTGATCCGATACCGCAACGCGATCTTTGACAACGTGCGCCGCGCGCCTTCCGCACGCTCGCCGCGATCCGATACCGCAACGCGATCTTTGACAACAGCGCGATCGATACCGCAACGCGATCTTTGACAACCCGCGGCGGCTGGGGCCGATACCGCAACGCTCTGACAACGGCAGCTGGTGCTGTGATCGATACCGCAACGCGATCTTTGACAACACCAATGGCACGTAGTCGCTCTGGACCAAGCTGTTAAGGGACCGTTGTGGTGGGAAGAAAAGAAGTCCCGGAAGGCATGCCTTCCGGGACCCTTCCCGAATTTCCTGTCCTAGAAGAGTTCCAATTGGCTCGGGGCAGGGGCAAGGGCTTCGCGGACCCTGCCAAGGATATTGATCATCCCGCTGTACTGCTTGTCCGTGATCTGTAGAATGGTCACCTGTCCTTCCTTAGGTACGAATTTCTGGACGCGCCTCATATGGACATGCATGCTTTCCCGACTGGCACAATGGCGCGTGTACACACTGTATTGGAGCATGTTAAAGCCATCCGCCATGATGTGCTTCCGAAAACCGGAATAGACACGCCTGTATTCACGCGTGCTTGTCGGGAGGTCGAAGAAGACAAAGAGCCACATGATCCGATAGGCGTTGAGGCAATAGTGCGTGTTCCGTCCCTGATGGCTTTTCATAGGGCTTATTTGAACAGGGGATAGCTCAATTTCCGCCCTTGCTTATCGAAGCAGCCCAATAGACTTTGCGCTGTCCGGTGCAAGGCCACCATCATAGGACCCTTTTTTCCATCCTGTTTCACATCGGCCAGCACCGCGCCGATCAATTGAGCTTTGGCAGCCTTGTTCAGCTCGTCGATGCCAAGTTGTTGCAGTTCCACCACCTCGGCATCGATGAACGGCCGGTAGGGTTCCATCAGGTCGTCCGCCAGGCAGAAGGCATTGTACTTATTGCTGTGGTGTATGCCCAGTGTGGGCAATAGGCCAGCGGCCACGATGGCCCTTGCCGTGGCTGCGCGAAGCACGGCATAGCCGTAATTCAATGCGGAATTGGGCCATGCACCTTCCCGCTCTCGGCGGAAATCAGTCAGGAACAGTTGGCCCCAATAGGCCTTGGCAGCTCGGGCCTCGTGGTTTTCGCTGTCGCCGCTCTTCACGTCATCGGCCATTTGGCGAAGAGCCTGTCCGCTTTTGCCAAGGCTTTCCAGCAAAGCAGCCTGGTTCTGGATCTTGGCCTTTACCGTTTGCTGCCACAATTGTTTGGTCAACGGTAGGCTTGCCCCGATCTGGCTTTGGAAGCGATGATGCTGTAATACATTTCCGCTGAGGGGGAGGAGCAGTCCGGCAGGGTGGTAGTCGGCACCGCAGAATACCACGGCCACATTGTGTGCCATCAGTTCCTGCATGGCTGCATGTGTGTACGTCAGCTGTGAATGTTCGAGCATCAGCACGGCCGTGTCCTCTATGGGCCGGTTGATGACCTCGCCCGTGTCCTTGTTGGTGATCACGAGCTGGCTCAGCTTCACCGAGAGGTGGTAAGGCTGGCTGAAATGAAGGATGCGTCCGACCATGGTGGTGGTTTATACGGGCAGACCCCTGCCAAGGATCGGGCCAAGGTGATATGCACCTGCACGGCTGTCTACATTTGAGCTCATGCTAAAGGAACTCATTGACCGGGACCGCGCCGCTTTCGGGGCCCTGCTGGCCGCGAACCAGGTCAGTCGCATTGTATGCCTTTGGCAGCAGTGTGCATGGTACTTTTGGCCCGGAGAGCGATGTGGACGTGCTGGTGGAGGTGGACGCCGCCGATGAAGTGGCGGGAGGCATGCTCATCAATATCTGGAACGGCTTGGAGGACCTTTTCCAACGGCCCGTGGACCTGCTAACGGAAAGCAGCCTGCGCAACCCTTACTTGCGTGCCGAGATCGAACGTACCAAGAAGCTGATCTACGATGGATCGAAGCGCCAAGTTCTGGTCTGACATCCTCACGGCGATCACCGAGATCGAGGGCTTCGTGGCTGGCATCGTTTTGCTGAACGGCTATACCCGCGATGTCAAGACCAAGCGCGCCGTTGAGCGCGGCTTGGCCATCATCGGTGAGGCCATTGTCACGCTCACTAAGCAGGATCCTGTACTGAAGGTGGACAGCGCCCGATCGTGGGCATGCGCAACCGCCTGATCCACTCCTATGATAATGCGGATGGCAAGATCGTGTGGGAAGTGGTGCGCATACACTTGGTTCCGCTGAAGGCGGTCGCGCTGGAGCGGTTGGGATGAAGCGTCCTTTGTCTCTTCCCCGATGGTCAGACCGTTGTTGGCAGTGGGCTCAGGTCGATGTCGATGCCGTCGAACTGGCATTTGAGCTTTGAAAGAGCGAAGCGCAACCTCTTGAGAGGGTTGGCCGGATTCCATATACTCTCTGTTTCCTTTGGGATGAGTTTCGGGTCGCGCGCATCGAGCACATTGGTCATGAGCATGCGGATATTGTTGCCATTCACCTGTAGCTCGTCTATGACGTAAGTGCGCCGGTTCATGTCCTCCGCATCGTCCCGCATGATCTCTTCCGGCCCGCTCTTGTACATCACCACTTTTTGCCCGGTATGGACTATGAAGGGGCGACCACTGAGCTTGATGACCTGCCACTCAGGATGCTCAGGGTGCGTGTGCGGTATGAGCTGGGGAAGTGATGCTCGAGTATGGCACTGCGCGGTTTTCGCGTATTGCGCCAGTTCCAACTGGCTGAACACGTAGCCGTATGGTCGGCCGCGTTCATCGGCATATACTGCTGCTATGGGATTTCCCCCGCCCGTAACCCACAACTGGTGCTTGTGTTCAAAGCCTGGCAATTGATCGCGGTGGGCTTTAATGCCAACCGGGTTCTTCACCCTGCTCTGGATCATCACGCGCACCTTCTTCATCTTCTGTATCGTGAAGGCATCGCCGTTCTTGGTGTTCATATCAAAGCCGCCGTTCTTCTTTATTTCGTCCAGATCCTTGTCAGCGAGCAGCGCCTTGATCGCTGGGTCCACTACGTTCGCCTTGTCTGCTTCCGTGAATGGGAACTGAGTAACGCCCAATAGGGATTTACGAATGACAGTCTGGAGTTCGTAGGACTTGGTTTCAACTTTCTTGTGCTTAATGCGGCCATAGAAGGTGTCTTCATGCAGTGAACCCCGCACCGTATCGCCTGTGGCTTTCACCTCCTTCCAGGTGCCGTCCTTCAGTTTCATTTTGGTGTTGAAGGTGCTTCGCCTCCCGATGCTCGCCTTGTCCACATGGTAGATGAGCGCGCCATCGCGCAGCTTGTGCATGTCCGTTCCAAAGCTGGTCCAAGGATGGTCAAAACTAGCGGTCGGGTCGGTCGAATCATGTACTTCATAGTACTGGGCAAGTGCATCGAATACACTTCGGTCAACGGCGGCGCACACGGCGGCATCCACCGCATGGTGGCTGTGCTTGCTGCGGTCCTTCTCTTTCACGAAGCTCTCGCCCATCCATTCCTTGCGGAAGGCGCTCAGTGCTTCGGGCTTGTAGCACACCACCTTCTCGAAATAGCTGTTCATGTAGCTCCGCGCCAGCTTGGTGATCTGCGCCGTGGCCACCAATTGCCGGTTCAGGAAGCGCGGCTTGATCTCATCGGCCATCAAGTGCTCGTACTTCGTGCGCCAATAGTTGCGGAAGAACTGGGCATACCAGCGCTTCTGTATGGCCTTGTCCTTTTGCTCCTTGGTGGTGGCCGACTTGCTCTTGTTGCGCAGCACTTCCACCTCGCGTTTGTACTTCATCCACTTCGCATAGATGGGCTTGGTGCTGTCATTGATCGCCGGACAATCGCGGTTCGCTGCGCGGGCCGGCATGCTGAAGTTGGGCAGTGATCCCGGCAAGCCCACCTTCTTCACATCGCGGTTGTAGCGCGTGTCGCACAGCATCTTGTTTGCCATGCTATTGTCCGCCGTCTTGCCCCGTGGCAGGGTGTGTTCTATCTCCACGCTTCCATTGAACAGGTCGTTTACGCCGATCGGCTTGCCGGTGTACACGCATTTGGCTTCGCCGAACAAGTGCCGCGCCTCCTGGTAGAGCCACATGCGTTCGATCTCGTCATCGGTGGGGTTGTGCGGGTTACCGCTCGCCTCGAAATGTTCGCGGAGTTCCTTCTCTGCCTCTTCGTTGTAGGTCTTCATCTCGGCCTGGTAGTTCTCCCAAGCCCGCCGCTTGTTGGCGC
Coding sequences:
- the cas2 gene encoding CRISPR-associated endonuclease Cas2, with product MWLFVFFDLPTSTREYRRVYSGFRKHIMADGFNMLQYSVYTRHCASRESMHVHMRRVQKFVPKEGQVTILQITDKQYSGMINILGRVREALAPAPSQLELF
- the cas1 gene encoding type II CRISPR-associated endonuclease Cas1 — its product is MVGRILHFSQPYHLSVKLSQLVITNKDTGEVINRPIEDTAVLMLEHSQLTYTHAAMQELMAHNVAVVFCGADYHPAGLLLPLSGNVLQHHRFQSQIGASLPLTKQLWQQTVKAKIQNQAALLESLGKSGQALRQMADDVKSGDSENHEARAAKAYWGQLFLTDFRREREGAWPNSALNYGYAVLRAATARAIVAAGLLPTLGIHHSNKYNAFCLADDLMEPYRPFIDAEVVELQQLGIDELNKAAKAQLIGAVLADVKQDGKKGPMMVALHRTAQSLLGCFDKQGRKLSYPLFK
- a CDS encoding nucleotidyltransferase domain-containing protein gives rise to the protein MYAFGSSVHGTFGPESDVDVLVEVDAADEVAGGMLINIWNGLEDLFQRPVDLLTESSLRNPYLRAEIERTKKLIYDGSKRQVLV
- a CDS encoding DUF86 domain-containing protein → MRNRLIHSYDNADGKIVWEVVRIHLVPLKAVALERLG